DNA from Phocoena phocoena chromosome 1, mPhoPho1.1, whole genome shotgun sequence:
TACCTGAGCCAGAGCACCactctccaccctcaccccacatGAAGGCACTGCAGTGGCAGTTAGGCCTGGGAATTTGCGATGGGGGATCATAAACACCAGTTACTGTGCTGGATAGGTAAGCTGCTTGCCAAAAAGGTAAGAATCCCCATCACCAATGCCTAGGATATAGCCACCAGGATCAAGTAAAGCCTGAGAATAAGAAGGGGTGCTGGGATCTCACTTTCCAAAGCCCCTGAACCCACTCTCTACGTCTGGGCATGGAAACACTTTACTATGAAAGTAAAATCACTTTGCTATGGTCTGCATTTAAGaccagaaaggagaaaagaagtatGCTCAGTCAGATTTCCTTGTGTCCTCATTTGTTCTAAGCTACTCAGCCGAGACAGGATTAGGACGatccttcctgtctttttttttttttttttggccacactgtgcggcttccaggatcttagttccccgactagggattgaacctgggccctcggcaatgaaagcgcggaatcctaaccactggatggccagggaattcccgtggGTGATCCCTTCTTTGACCTGGCTTGTGACAGAGGTAAGAGAACAGGACCAGGAGTCCCTGGGATAAGTGATTTAACTTTTCAGAGTCTTAACTTTCTTTACAGTAAGTTGTAAAGATTTATCACCCAACTGTATTCTCCAACGACTGCTATCccaacagaatgagaaaaacatgtACTTATGATGTCTCTTACTGTTAAAAAGACAGCAGGAAAACAACACCAATTCTCCCCCTCGCCtctcaaactttaaaataaaccttTTCCGAGATCATTCTGTATTCCCCCACCCCGGCCACCTAGGCAGACTTCCCACCGTCAGACCAAAAGGGCAGCTCCCCTGCCAGGCAATTCCAGTGAACCATCAGCCCCTCTGGTTCAGAGGAAACTGTGGCCTGGTGACATTTCCGGGGGGAGGACTGGGTAACTCACCTCAACATTCAGAGAgctggtctgggagctgaggttgGCGCTGGTGAGCGCAAGCGGTCCCCCGAACACCTGGGCCAAGTCCTGAATGAAGGCGTGGTCAGGAATCCGGATGCCTACAAGCTATGAGGCAAAGAGAAAGGGGATCATCAGGAAGGTTGAAGGGGTGGGAGATGGCTCTGGCCTGGATCCTAGCGAAAGCCAAACGGCGGAAGTCTGGGGACACAAGAGAAAATCTGACTCACAGGAGTGAAGGGGTTCAGGTCCTTGTTGAGCTCCTCCGAGCGTTCCATCACCAGGGTCACTGGTCCTGGCAGCAAGTCGTTCAGGAGCCCCTCAGGTACTCTCACACGGCAGTACCTGGGAAACAGAGGGGACACAAATCCAACCAAATGAAAGGCACCGCTGGTCCTATTCCAGACTCTAGGCAGACTTAGGAAAGGTGACCCGAGGGACTACAATGGGATCCGCCTGTCTTCCCTGTTCACCCCCAAGAGCTTGAGCAGAAAGCAGGGCTCCAGAGGACCGCCCCAGGCTTGGACCCGCAGGCTACAACAGCTGCACCGCTTTCACGCTCCACGTTTTACTTTCTTCAAAGCACTCCCTACTAACTTAAGCTACCGTGGTCCCCCCCCTTTTCTCTTAAACCGTGGGCGTGCCCACCCCCCGCCCATTATCACAAAAACGCCAGAAGAATAGGGACCCCGCCTGCCTCGTTCATCGCTGCGCCCCCCATCTCGTTCAAGGCCTGGCTGACGCTAAGCGCTCCATACACGTTTCCAGTTCCGGATTCCCGGGTGAGCCTGGACAAGCCCCTCCCGCTCTCCGCGCCTCAGTCTCCCAAGCCTGTCACCGGAAACCCCTCCCGCGGTGCCGCCCCCAACAGGGCCGGGTCGGGGCGTCCTCACCTGTAGACGTCGGCCACGCGGCCCAGGCACACGGCCAGCGGCTTGGTCTCGCTGCGGCCCTTGACGCGGTACACGACGCCCAGTGCCTCCGAGCAGCTCGCCGAGCAGGCCAGGCCGTACAACGTATCGGTGGGGACGGCCACCACGGCGCCGGCGCGCAGCTCGGCCACGGCGGCCCGCAGCGCCTCGGTCCAGCCGGCGCGCTCCGGGTTTGCGGCCCGCACGGCCCCGCTCCCCGGGAGCCGGAACAGCCGGGCCCCCGGCGCCGCCGGAGCGGGGCTCGGCGGACGGAGAAGGCGTCCGCTCCGGGCGGAGCCCGCCGGCCCCTCGCTCAACCCTATGCTGGCAGCCACCGCGGCCCTCAGCCCCGTGCACGGACCCGCCGGAGACATCCGCCCAGGCCTGCTTCCGGGAGGAAGTGACGCGCCCAGTCATCTTCCGGTCTGGGAGGCTCCGCCCCACCACCGTGCTGGGCAACTTAAAGGGACCGCGACCCCCAGGAGGATTGAAGGAGACCGGTGGGGACGGGGCGGGGCGCAGCTTTGCGGAGCCTTAgcgcagggctggggagggggggcggCCGAAAGGGGGGCGGTGGTCGGGCCGCGCAGGCGGAGATGGAATGGGGCCCGGGCTCAGACTGGTCACGGGGGTGAGAGGGGGCCCGTTGGGGCGGGGGGAAAGGGGCTCTGACCCCGCGCAAGCGCCGGCCCTGACCGTCTGTCTCGCTCTCTCCCGGGCAGGGAGGCTGCCGGCGTGGACCGTGGGAAGGCGGGGCTGGGGCTCGGCGGGAGGCCACCCCCGCAGCCGCCCCGGGATGAGCGCGCCCAGCAGCTGCTGGATGCGGTGgagcagcggcagcggcagctcCTGGACACCATCGCCGCCTGCGAGGAGATGCTGCGGCAGCTGGGCCGCCGGCGCCCGGAGCCGGCTGGTGGCGGGGTCAGTGCCCACCCCGGGCTGGGCCTGGGAGGTGGGGACTGCCCACTGGCCGCACTTGCTAAGTTCTGGCTTCCCCTGGAGGGTGGAAGAGTGTCCCCACCGCTTTATCCCCCACTGCCTTTCAGTTGGGCGAGAGGCTTTGAAAAAGTTAAGTGCTATCCAGATGCCAAGTGGCCATCTCTTGCAGGGCCTAATCGAAGGCCTTTCCTCCcagcctcactttttttttctttcttctgttccaatCAGAACGTCTCAGCCAAACCTGGAGCACCCTCCCAGACAGCTGTCTCCGCCAGAGGTGGCTTTCCAAAGGATGCCGGCGATGGAGCTATGGAGCCCTGACCATCCCCGAGCCGGGCGCCCtgacttctctccctccccagggctgGTAGCTGGACTGTGAACAACTCCCTTTCAATAAAGGGGCCAGTCTTCACTGGCAGTGGCTGGTACTTGGCTCTCAGCCGGGGTGGCAGCTCTGCTAGCAGCTGGGTTCACTCCCACTTCATCCTGGCTGAAGGCAGTGCTGAGCTCTGAAATGTAGCCAACGAATACCGTCTGATTACCCAGATTTGGGCAGACCAGCAGTGCTCGCCAGAGTGGTTTGGCCTGCTTTGGGGGATCCAGGTCGTGTTACATGTCCATTTCATGCTTTGGGGGCTCCTAGCCCCACAGAACACTTTTAGCAGAGCCTTGATTAAAAGGAAACCTGCAGACTCTCCTGGTGACCGACCTTTCCTTTCTGTCCCCTCTCTAAAACTCTGATGGCTGGGGAGGGGTGAAGTGGTTGAAAATTGTCAACCATGGGTAGGGTTGGGAAGAAATGCCACAGATACTACCAGatttaaataagcatttaattAGGATTTCATTAGTATTTAATATTGCTTTTTCAATTCCAAAAAGTTAAATTTTCACTTCTTAGCAGATATTTTAAAGTACAATATTAAGTTTATACAAAATGAGCAATTAAGCAAACACCATTATTTCACATTCttcaaaaatacaaattcatatttattcttttttgggtTTGGAGGTTTCTTCCTTTGGAAGTACTGAACCTGTAACGTTTTCATATCGCTCAGTGGAAGTCTGTTGTTCCCATGTTTCACACTTAAATAAATTTGATAGGCTTTTACATAATCCAAATAAAACTATTTGGGATTTAACCAAGACCTCTGGCCAATGACTAGTGTGTGTCAAAAAAAAGAAGGCTCTCGTGGGTCTTGCTTCTCCTGGCCAGAAGATCTGAGCCAGAGAGTCAGCAAAAACCTGTTTCCAGCCACCTTCCCCAAACAGGGACTAGGAGTTTACGGGGAAAGAGAACAGCTACCTTGAACTCTGACCCCTCCCCACCCGCACATTCTCCAAAACACAACAAAGGATGTAGACTGTTGAGTCAAAGAGCGCCCTGGGGAGGCCTGAGGACACGGGGGAAAAGGGCAAGAGAGGCCTCTCTGACTTGGCACCAGTATAAGGATAATAAGAATATTGCAGAAAACACCCCTGggttttggtaaaaaaaaaaaaaaaaaaggttttatgaAAAATTTCCCCGTAAGAAAAAGTAGAACCTGCATTGAGCTGAGAAAGTGACACGACATCATCACCCAATTTGGGGCCCAGCAGGCACACCACCAAAAGGGCAGTGTGTGGTTTTAAACTTTGCTTCCAGTAAAAAAAGCTTTTACTATGTACACACAGACATAAAGATccagtttaatttgcatttctcagtgCAGACTGAGAAGCCCTCTCTTGAACAGGAGTAACAATGAGAAATGCCCAAACAGTGATCATCAGCTTCCCCAAAGGGTGTGAGAAGAGACAGGGGACCCTTTCTCTAGCCTCGCCCCCAACGTATGCCAGAGGAAACGGGCTAAACTGACTACCAATCAGAAATACGCATGATTCAGTTTtgttgcctctccctccccaatATTTAGGAATGGTCAATTTCGGATCTATGTCACAGCAGAACCATTTGCATATTGGATCTATGGAAATCTTTCTGCTTTGgctgaagtatattttaaaactcagttcTTCAGTAGCCTGAGAATTGGAGataaaatggggagggggagaggggagtgagGGTCAAGGAAGAAAGTTGATAAAGCAGATTATTAACAGCTTATTGTTAATTGTTTACTGGATTCAATGAGGGCTGGAGGCTTTTGCTTAAAGAGCCAACAGGGGCGGTAGGGGGAGCAGTATGGAAATGGCTCATGTTGTCCCCGCCCCCCTCCGGCCCCACCCACGACTGCCACAACCTTCCCCAAACATATTTCTGATTGGTGGTATAGGAAAATTGTAAACTCGTTAGCAATACTGCTGCAGTTCCACAAATCAATGGTTTCAGTGACTCTGGAGAAGTCTTTAGGATTAAGGACAATGAACGTGATTACAAATATAAAAGTCTAGAAGGTGCCAGGTGTCTACCTAGGAACAACCAGTTTCTTCCTTTCAGGCATCACTTTGTAATGGTGAAGAAGGGGGAAAAGATGGCAAGGGACCAAGAAGAAGTGATGAAAAAGGGCCTCAACAGCAGAAAACAGGACCCGCAGCAGTTCTTCAGAGAGCCTGAGGGGGCGCCCTTGGGCACACAGGGAAGGCTTGCATAGATTGAGCAGTTGCTGAGAATGCATAATAGTGTTTCCCTATGGACAGCCTCACGGCACAGGGCTGATGGAGTGGAAAAACGCAGCCAGGCCAGGGCCACATGGGACAACAACCATCAAGCTACACATATTGCACCAAGGTAAGTGCTTTTCTTTTCACACctcaatttaactttttttctgagcaaaaaataaaactttgtggaaagtatgtgtgtgtgtgtgtgtgtgtgtgtgtgtgtgtgtgtgtatacacacacacacgaaagaaATTGCAGCAATTGGGTTAAAGATAAAATAACGTAAAgtgcttttttattatttctttaatataccAATATGAGGTTCTGCAAACTTGTCCCTCTGGACACATTCAGCACGTTATACGAAGTCTCTCAGGAAAACCCACCCACCCGTTATCCCCATCAGTCCGCTGCCTTGACCCTGAAAGTAAACTCTCCAATCTACTGACTCTCCCAGAGGTGGTGAAGAGAAGTCCCTTGCTTCTGCCCAGAGAAGCCTTCACACCTTAAGCCCCTCCTGGACTTTGTACCACGATCTCCTTCTGCGAGGGCGGAGGGGTAGGGGTGGAATTCAATGAATGACACCAATTCCTGTCATCAAACTAGTGATACCCCCACGAAGTTGGCCATACTGCCAGGAAAGGCAGGGCCACTTTCCCTCAATGCCTCACCCACCTGCCTGGGAAGGACCAAATTCCCTAAGGCAGTTTGGCGGTGCCAGCCAAAGTTTCCTGCCACCTGCCAGGCCCGTGAACTCCACAATTCCCTAGGCTGACTAGCATTCTGTAAAGGGGCAGTATAACTGGAGATGCTAGTGGGAGCTGGAAGTCTCAATCTACAGGGTGAAAATGATTAAGGTTACCATGGGAAGAAAAAAGGCGTGATTTTACCTGAAGTCTGCACACCTTCCCTAGCCTCACCCTAGGTTCATTCGTGGGTTTGAAAACCACTCTCCGTGAAGGCTCTTTGTGGCTCCACTTTAGCCAGCGCCCTCTCTTCTCCAAGATCCTTGACACTAGGGGCCAGGCTGATAGAAGGGACAGGGGCGGGGAAGAGTGctagaagaagaaggaaaggagagactgCCTATCCTGTGGAGTAAACGTACTCTTCACAACCACTCACTAGCATTTTAAGCACATTCTTGATGTTTTCAAAAGCTGATTGGATCTGATGGTCCCCCTTGTAATCTCTAGTACCCTCAAAAGGCAGATACTTCAACTAGGAAAATCTGTCAGCCCAAACACAGTTTCTTCATCACCCCTGATCTTTGGAGCAGAAAAGCCACTGACCTGGGTGGACCCCCAACACAAGCACAGCCCGGGCTGGCCGGAGGGAAGCAATATTTCAACCACGGCACTTCCGACGGCCTTCCCTAGGCTCCTGCTTTCCACCTCAGCTCCCAGGGAACCGAATCTCAAGTGAGCCTAGGACGGGCACGTGGGGAGGTCATTTGGGACCCACATGCTGCTCTCTATCTcggaaggtgtggagaaaacagcCAGGGTCCTACCGCAAACCTTCCTATGGGTGCAAGGCCCGGAGACGGCCAAGAACAACCCATGCTCAGCAGCTGGTTTTCCAGGAAGATGAACCACTGTGGTAACAGAAGGTTCCTCCTGCCTTATCAACTTCTGCTGAGGCCAGTGGCCGCCAGAACCCACCAGCCTTTTGGACAGGAGAGTGCAGAGGGTCAAAAAAACCCCGATTCTCGTGACTAGACTCCTGCAATGAGAAACCACCAGCTGCCTGCAGATAAGCCCATTTCTCCTCATGGCAGTAACATTTACCACCACTGCCCTCTTCTCCAAATCTGCCCCTGAACATCCTGTTAAAGGCAGGGCCTCTGGCTCCCAGGTAGATGATCTGCTCTGGATACTGTCTTGGCTGGCCCTGAGTAATGGCGCAGAGAACAGGAGAGTGACAGATCTCTCCACCTTAGGGACTGCAAAAGGAAGGCAAGTTACGGCTGCTTTCTGCCCGACATCGTTGACTCAGAAGGGCAGCCCTGTTTGTGGCACCCTGCCCCTCGCTCAAGGCAGGGAAGGGGCCCTTGGGAGGCAGAGGCCCAGTCTTGACATTGGGCCATGCCTAGTTTCTGAGCTCAGTGAGTGGGGGGAGCACTCATGACTACACTGACATAGGCAGTTAAGAGAAACTTTCCATTTTAGTATGGattgtattttatgttttattttaagaggCAATGACTGACTCAGAGCCAAAGGCAGAGAAATGGATATAATTCTATAcacaaatcaaaaaaaatttttttcctataatacaACTTAATGCAACATTCCAAATGAGATAACTTATTGCAACATTTCAGGCTTTTTGGTGGAaggggaatttttttgttttacccTGAGTAGAAGATCAtcgctttgtgttttttttttttctttttttgttttttgtttagaaATCATATGACTAAGCTGAGCAAGTCACATCCTTCTTTGCACTGTACTAGGCTGTATGCAAAATCCAGAGGGGTGAGAGGCGGAGATGGGAGGGGCAACCAAAGGCCTGGCTGGAACCCGGAACCAGGACACCCGGCCTGCCGATGACACGCCACCTGAACAGAACTCCTGTAAAGCTGCACCTTCTGATCGGCAAAATGCAGCTCTTCTGCTCTGAGGAAGAAgatgcccttcaaggaaggcagaccACCAGCCAGCGACTGGCCATAAACCACATGTCCACTCTAGGACAACGCAGGGATGTTCCCCGAGAAAAGTTCACTGTGATCTGCAAGCCCTGGCAACCAACGGAGAAAGAGAGAACCCGAAGGCAAAGACTGTGATCACATCACTAGAGCCTGTTCTGCACATGTGTCATGGACAGAGAGCAGTCAACAACTTGCCTGGGGTCCCTGCGGAAGCGGACCGTCCCCGCGGCCTCGGGCCAGGCTTTCAGCTGCCCCTTTGGGCTGCAGGATGACACCTGCCATAGTCACCCTGAGCTCCACCAACACCA
Protein-coding regions in this window:
- the YRDC gene encoding threonylcarbamoyl-AMP synthase, whose translation is MSPAGPCTGLRAAVAASIGLSEGPAGSARSGRLLRPPSPAPAAPGARLFRLPGSGAVRAANPERAGWTEALRAAVAELRAGAVVAVPTDTLYGLACSASCSEALGVVYRVKGRSETKPLAVCLGRVADVYRYCRVRVPEGLLNDLLPGPVTLVMERSEELNKDLNPFTPLVGIRIPDHAFIQDLAQVFGGPLALTSANLSSQTSSLNVEEFQDLWPRLSLVIDGGPIGDDQSPECRLGSTVVDLSVPGEFGIIRPGCALESTSAILQKYGLLPLRGSCL
- the C1H1orf122 gene encoding uncharacterized protein C1orf122 homolog — encoded protein: MEWGPGSDWSRGEAAGVDRGKAGLGLGGRPPPQPPRDERAQQLLDAVEQRQRQLLDTIAACEEMLRQLGRRRPEPAGGGNVSAKPGAPSQTAVSARGGFPKDAGDGAMEP